In Mytilus edulis chromosome 6, xbMytEdul2.2, whole genome shotgun sequence, the following proteins share a genomic window:
- the LOC139526228 gene encoding mitochondrial translation release factor in rescue-like: MVLLSEFCVQLFRSVANYSHLAYKQTSHPIRHLNSNLWTTNRIQFYSQPCGPVSKNLQQCLTNCKFLACEMQFYQTRRLISRKQYKFPELLESDFQEQFVRGGGPGGQAVAKTNNCCVLKHLPTGIVVRSHETRSLEQNRKIARKKMQEEVDHHMHGENSFRSQEVQEGLENRLAKRQRNRKRHERKKALKEKLDSLNGNEE; this comes from the exons atggtgttaTTATCAGAATTTTGTGTACAACTGTTCAGAAGTGTAGCAAACTACAGTCACTTGGCATATAAACAAACTTCTCATCCCATTAGACATTTGAATTCAAACTTATGGACGACAAACAGAATTCAGTTTTATTCTCAACCATGTGGACCAGTATCTAAGAATCTTCAACAATGTTTAACAAACTGTAAGTTCTTGGCTTGTGAAATGCAATTTTATCAGACAAGAAGATTAATCTCACGAAAACAATACAAGTTTCCAGAGCTATTGGAAAGtgattttcaagaacaatttgtACGAGGTGGAGGACCTGGGGGTCAGGCAGTGGCAAAGACAAATAACTGTTGTGTACTGAAACATTTACCTACTGGAATTGTTGTGAGG AGCCATGAAACCAGATCTTTggaacaaaatagaaaaatagcaaGGAAGAAAATGCAGGAAGAGGTAGACCATCATATGCATGGAGAAAATAGTTTTAGATCTCAAGAAGTACAGGAAGGGTTAGAGAATAGACTGGCTAAAAGACAGAGGAATAGAAAAAGACACGAAAGAAAAAAAGCTTTGAAAGAAAAACTGGATTCTTTGAATGGCAATGAAGAATAA